In Populus nigra chromosome 10, ddPopNigr1.1, whole genome shotgun sequence, the following proteins share a genomic window:
- the LOC133704529 gene encoding uncharacterized protein LOC133704529, with product MEELSVQNDTATMDKAAAVVLDIASLAQPLDRSSGSPKMTRALSRKWSYRAERWTGTEDEDVDEPAKKLPIKGSSQLEPLKQPLVINKALGPSLTIPSGPNLVDPVDGWNKRFNRLMAINPRKILFMFATMSSMGTLILIYFTLAINRST from the exons AATGATACTGCAACTATGGATAAAGCTGCTGCTGTTGTGTTGGACATCGCAAGTCTTGCACAACCATTGGATAGGAGCTCTGGGAGTCCAAAAATGACA AGAGCACTATCTCGGAAATGGTCTTACCGAGCAGAACGGTGGACTGGTACTGAAGACGAAGACGTTGATGAACCAGCAAAGAAACTTCCAATAAAAG GGAGCTCTCAGCTGGAGCCTTTGAAGCAGCCACTAGTTATCAACAAAGCACTCGGTCCCTCCCTGACGATCCCCAGTGGCCCTAATCTCGTAGATCCAGTTGATGGATGGAATAAGAGGTTTAACCGGTTAATGGCAATCAACCCACGAAAGATCCTTTTCATGTTTGCAACCAT GTCCAGCATGGGCACACTGATACTCATATACTTTACCCTCGCCATTAATAGAAGCACTTAA